The Ovis canadensis isolate MfBH-ARS-UI-01 breed Bighorn chromosome 18, ARS-UI_OviCan_v2, whole genome shotgun sequence genome has a segment encoding these proteins:
- the FKBP3 gene encoding peptidyl-prolyl cis-trans isomerase FKBP3 — MWVMGGKQSLPPAVVASQGSQLRTDDISRFSAESVFLATSAGFTPDSTKKPAEHSLDVAQTLAPILRGIAVAPPPRAPSGTHATPLGRGDAAARRAGSVKRRQRGKMAAAVPQRAWTVEQLRSEQLPKKDIIKFLQDHGSDSFLAEHKLLGNIKNVAKTANKDHLVTAYNHLFESKRFKGTESISKVSEQVKNVKLNEDKPKETKSEETLDEGPPKYTKSVLKKGDKTNFPKKGDVVHCWYTGTLQDGTVFDTNIQTSSKKKKNAKPLSFKVGIGKVIRGWDEALLTMSKGEKARLEIEPEWAYGKKGQPDAKIPPNAKLIFEVELVDID; from the exons ATGTGGGTAATGGGCGGTAAACAATCGCTACCACCGGCGGTCGTCGCCTCACAAGGGTCCCAACTAAGAACAGATGATATCTCGCGCTTTTCTGCGGAGTCAGTCTTCTTGGCCACCTCAGCGGGTTTTACCCCGGACTCAACAAAGAAGCCCGCAGAGCACAGCCTTGACGTCGCTCAAACACTGGCCCCAATCCTGCGGGGTATCGCGGTGGCCCCGCCCCCTCGAGCTCCGAGTGGCACTCACGCCACGCCCCTGGGGCGGGGCGATGCCGCAGCCAGGCGGGCCGGCTCAGTAAAGCGGAGGCAGCGGGGGAAGATGGCGGCCGCCGTTCCGCAGCGGGCCTGGACCGTGGAGCAGCTGCGCAGCGAGCAGCTGCCCAAGAAGGACATTATCAAGTTTCTGCAGGATCACGGTTCAGATTCG tttctTGCAGAACATAAATTACTAGGTAACATTAAAAATGTGGCCAAGACAGCTAATAAGGACCATTTGGTTACAGCCTATAACCATCTTTTTGAAAGTAAG CGTTTCAAGGGTACTGAAAGTATAAGTAAAGTGTCTGAGCAGGTGAAAAATGTGAAGCTTAATGAAGATAAACCCAAAGAAACCAAGTCTGAAGAGACTCTGGATGAG ggtccaccaaaatatacaaaatctgttcttaaaaaaggagataaaaccaaCTTTCCCAAAAAGGGAGATGTTGTTCACTGCTGGTATACAGGAACACTACAAGACGGGACTGTTTTTGATACTAATATTCAAACGA gttcaaagaagaagaaaaatgccaAGCCTTTAAGTTTTAAGGTTGGGATAGGCAAAGTTATCAGAGGG TGGGATGAAGCACTCTTGACTatgagtaaaggagaaaaggctcGACTGGAGATTGAACCAGAATGGGCTTATGGAAAGAAAGGACAGCCTGATGCCAA AATTCCACCAAATGCAAAACTTATTTTTGAAGTGGAATTAGTGGATATtgactga